A genomic segment from Cuculus canorus isolate bCucCan1 chromosome 18, bCucCan1.pri, whole genome shotgun sequence encodes:
- the LOC104057897 gene encoding protein SCO1 homolog, mitochondrial: MAAAALCCWPGVLLWRLPGAGKAVRALNGRLPRPLRARTALPAPGSRFLSRSTQPGSQKKLVSWRSLAVTFVLCGGMLAGMKAVKRRKEEELEKERNRGIGKPLLGGPFSLVNHKGQPRTSKDYIGQWVLIYFGFTHCPDICPDELEKMIEVVDEIDRIPSLPNLTPLFITIDPERDTEEAIARYVKEFSPKLIGLTGTKAQIDQVAKAYRVYYSEGPKDEDDDYIVDHTIIMYLLGPDGDFVDYYGQNKRSTEISASIAAHMRKYKS, from the exons atggcggcggcggcgcttTGCTGCTGGCCGGGGGTGCTTTTATGGCGGCTGCCGGGAGCGGGCAAGGCCGTCCGAGCCCTCAACGGCCGCCTTCCGCGGCCGTTGAGGGCCCGGACGGCCTTGCCCGCGCCCGGCAGCCGCTTTCTGTCCCGCTCGACGCAGCCGGGCTCGCAAAAGAAG CTCGTGTCGTGGCGCTCTCTCGCCGTCACCTTCGTGCTGTGCGGTGGGATGTTGGCGGGCATGAAGGCGGTGAAGcggaggaaggaggagg agctggagaaggagcgAAACCGAGGCATTGGGAAACCACTGCTAGGGGGACCCTTCTCACTTGTCAACCACAAGGGACAGCCCAGGACCAGCAAGGATTACATCGGGCAATGGGTGCTGATCTACTTCGGCTTCACGCACTGCCCCGACATCTGTCCTGATGAACTGGAGAAGATGATTGAAGTGGTAGATGAAATTG ATAGAATTCCATCTTTGCCTAATCTGACCCCACTCTTCATCACCATTGACCCTGAGAGGGACACTGAAGAAGCCATTGCCAGATACGTTAAAG AGTTTTCTCCAAAACTGATTGGATTGACTGGTACCAAAGCACAGATTGACCAAGTGGCCAAAGCTTACCGTGTGTATTACAGCGAAGGTCCCAAAGATGAAGACGACGATTACATA GTGGATCACACGATAATAATGTACCTCCTCGGGCCAGATGGTGACTTTGTGGACTATTATGGCCAGAATAAGAGAAGCACCGAGATTTCTGCTTCTATTGCTGCACACATGAGAAAATATAAATCCTAA
- the ADPRM gene encoding manganese-dependent ADP-ribose/CDP-alcohol diphosphatase produces the protein MEAVQPLFAFGVIADIQYADAEDGYDYSGIRRRYYRQSLQLLQEAVGAWREEKQQLGFVLQLGDSIDGINARSGQAEKALQKVLGALEQLPVPVHHAWGNHELYNFSRARLAHTGLGQRPAGAMAGPPGRDCHAYHFVATACFRVIVLDAYDVSILGSEPDSPRYRESLRLLREKNPNDDLNSPTGLREPRFVEFNGGFSQAQLDWFDEVLKFSDENQEKVIVMGHLPIHPDASDIVSLAWNYEDALSVIHSHGCVVCFIAGHLHDGGYCLDSHGVHHLTLEGVIETPPESNAFGTIYVYEDKMILKGRGRISDKVMHF, from the exons ATGGAGGCGGTGCAGCCGCTTTTCGCTTTCGGTGTCATTGCGGACATCCAGTACGCGGATGCCGAAGATGGGTACGACTACAGCGGGATCAGGAGGAGATATTACCGGCagagcctgcagctgctgcaggaggctgtGGGAGCGTGGcgggaggagaagcagcagctcgGGTTTGTGTTGCAGCTGGGTGACAGCATCGATGGCATCAATGCCCGCAGTGGCCAAGCTGAGAAAGCCTTGCAGAAGGTGCTGGGAGCcttggagcagctcccagtcccTGTGCATCACGCATGGGGCAACCATGAGCTGTATAATTTCAGCAGAGCACGCCTGGCACACACCGGGCTCGGCCAGCGTCCTGCTGGAGCCATGGCAGGGCCACCAGGCCGGGACTGCCATGCCTACCACTTCGTGGCCACCGCGTGTTTCCGTGTCATTGTGCTTGACGCCTACGACGTGAGCATCCTGGGCAGCGAGCCCGACAGCCCCCGCTACCGGGAGTCCCTGCGGCTGCTGCGGGAGAAGAACCCCAACGATGACCTCAACAGCCCTACAG GACTCAGAGAACCTCGGTTTGTGGAGTTTAACGGTGGATTTAGCCAAGCCCAGCTGGACTGGTTTGATGAAGTCCTCAAGTTCTCTgatgaaaaccaagaaaaagtcATAGTTATGG GTCATCTGCCCATTCATCCAGATGCTTCAGACATAGTTTCCCTAGCTTGGAATTATGAAGATGCCCTGTCGGTCATACACTCCCATGGGTGCGTGGTCTGCTTTATCGCAGGACACCTGCATGATGGTGGCTATTGTTTAGACTCTCATGGAGTTCATCATCTGACTTTGGAGGGGGTCATCGAAACTCCACCGGAAAGTAATGCCTTTGGAACTATTTATGTCTACGAAGATAAAATGATACTAAAGGGAAGGGGCAGAATCTCAGACAAAGttatgcatttctga
- the TMEM220 gene encoding transmembrane protein 220 — protein sequence MLMPPPHQLTTSTIPPTDVLCNSAPSVAPPLAVPLSRPVPVRPWRVCAGRLWRLCNLLMAAFFGLAAAVQVNDPDAGLWTVSPADSSSTGCSGQPPSGSGRLEAPQGGIQTQGRDSAGGCLGSKDSGTQKVVYLVPAALTLLVGINPSITDNGVWRSLCDLHSAGCVVGTFVLACSLFAYAQGNILHEEEGRELFGLVIITTWMSLCRSSAKSPLGGVRLTAAVVVALFPFVSWLYIYMNKEMRVSWPTHCKTVI from the exons ATGCTCATGCCCCCGCCCCACCAGTTGACCACGTCCACGATCCCGCCCACTGACGTCCTATGTAACTCCGCCCCTTCCGTGGCCCCACCCCTCGCGGTCCCACTGTCCCGGCCGGTGCCGGTGCGGCCATGGCGGGTGTGTGCGGGGCGGCTGTGGCGCCTCTGCAACCTCCTCATGGCCGCCTTCTTCGGGCTGGCGGCCGCCGTGCAG GTGAACGACCCCGACGCCGGGCTGTGGACG GTGAGCccagctgacagcagcagcacggGATGCTCAGGGCAACCACCCAGTGGAAGCGGAAGGTTGGAGGCTCCCCAGGGGGGAATCCAGACGCAGGGCAGGGACTCCGCAGGAGGTTGTTTGGGCAGCAAGGACTCAGGAACCCAGAAG GTTGTCTACTTAGTGCCAGCTGCCCTGACGCTGCTTGTTGGCATTAACCCTTCCATAACAG ATAATGGTGTTTGGAGGAGCCTCTGTGACCTTCATTCTGCTGGTTGTGTTGTTGGAACCTTTGTCCTGGCTTGCTCGTTGTTTGCTTACGCTCAAGGAAACATTTTGCATGAAGAGGAAGGCAG AGAGTTGTTTGGTCTCGTGATTATCACAACGTGGATGAGTCTTTGTCGTAGTTCAGCAAA GAGCCCGCTGGGTGGTGTTCGCTTGACCGCTGCAGTCGTGGTCGccctctttccttttgtttcatgGCTGTACATTTATATGAACAAAGAGATGCGAGTGTCTTGGCCAACACACTGTAAAACAGTGATTTAA